In Lactococcus paracarnosus, a genomic segment contains:
- the smc gene encoding chromosome segregation protein SMC, producing MYLKQIEMVGFKSFADRTKLTFDTGVTAIVGPNGSGKSNVTESLRWALGEQSAKSLRGAKMPDIIFAGTQKRRALNYAEVIVTFDNSDNYLPSEKTVVVTRRLYRNGDSEFLINDKKVRLRDVHELFMDTGLGRDSFSIISQGKIEAIFNSKPEERRAIFEEAAGVLKYKTRKKETESKLSATQENMDRLDDIIYELDGQLTPLRAQRDVALQFRELDEKRGQLGLSVLVAQLTAEKHQHEQITEELETVSRSLTEIDQVETAVSRELGTLKQKRRDVEQAQEKMQDELLQLTTAKSDFQSKITIYHNQAQMSQKSEAERTSRIQLLTDKVAELGEELTKLSDKLSDNQANKSDLTAQIQTLESKLANLSENPEDAIERLRAEFVDLVNQEAQLSNRITKNTSELNNIVANAASRSDENKLLSDKYTTLKAELAETSQQAADLKALIAKLLSQYQTAETTGKQLDAQHEQLQTGLFAAMDTLNKTKARLSSLENIRASHANFYQGVKAVLQASDQLPGVIGAIADLIRFDKKYATAIDIALGAGSQNVVVSDEQAAKAAINFLKAQRLGRATFLPLTTIKPRYFSKLAQVSGMPGFVDVAQNLVSYDAQLAPALSNLLGSVLIVDNNDNASKIARALNFTARIVALDGTEIRPGGSFSGGANKKQSTTFTNVEIDALTQQVIGFDTQVRALETQLQDVQAKRSEINAVLSDLRQKGEASRLDSQACTLKEQALLATKADIESRLALSNVSGEQTRVGKLKAGNLSSTERLDTIAVEKEQINTAIAQLKSSQSEIKAMTEQVRQDLQGKQLACNDILSDIRHETTEIKRLTAEKSALDQEIKALAVENETHDASLTADRLATLSDNLSKVSEKFDATSIKMVSLKFEREDLTAQLDELALTHEATNREKQDLLTQKTRFGLSLESLESLLIKRQNKLIDAYQMSFDAAKTLAQEVTNLPESERQLQGLETQIRRLGPVNLAAIDQFDEVNKRRDFLNTQKDDLLHAKALLEATIDEMDDEVKVKFKTTFEAIRLAFKTNFTQMFGGGQADLILNSENLLEAGIEIDVQPPGKKLASLNLMSGGEKSLTALALLFSIIRVRTVPFVVLDEVEAALDEANVKRFGDYMTRFDENSQFIVVTHRKGTMKAAKVMYGVTMQEGGISKIVSVKLKDFVAEEQEKS from the coding sequence ATGTACTTAAAGCAAATCGAGATGGTCGGATTTAAATCTTTTGCTGATCGGACTAAACTGACATTTGATACAGGTGTGACGGCCATCGTAGGCCCTAATGGCTCTGGTAAGTCAAATGTTACTGAGAGTTTACGCTGGGCGCTTGGGGAGCAATCTGCTAAGAGTTTACGTGGCGCTAAGATGCCTGATATCATTTTTGCAGGGACACAAAAACGTCGGGCACTTAACTATGCAGAGGTTATCGTCACATTTGATAACTCTGACAATTACTTACCGAGTGAAAAAACAGTTGTTGTAACGCGCAGGCTTTATCGAAACGGCGATAGCGAGTTTTTGATTAATGACAAAAAAGTGCGCTTAAGGGATGTCCATGAATTATTTATGGATACTGGACTTGGTCGGGATAGCTTCTCAATTATTTCTCAAGGTAAAATCGAAGCTATTTTTAACAGCAAACCAGAAGAACGTCGGGCTATTTTTGAGGAAGCAGCGGGCGTTTTAAAGTATAAGACCAGAAAGAAAGAAACTGAGAGTAAGCTTTCTGCGACGCAAGAAAATATGGATCGCTTAGATGATATTATCTATGAGTTAGATGGTCAGCTTACCCCTTTGCGTGCACAGCGTGATGTGGCTTTGCAATTCCGTGAACTTGATGAAAAACGTGGACAACTTGGTTTGTCTGTTTTAGTGGCGCAGCTGACAGCAGAAAAGCATCAGCACGAACAGATAACAGAAGAGCTTGAGACGGTGTCACGGTCGTTGACTGAAATTGATCAGGTCGAAACGGCTGTTTCTCGTGAGCTAGGAACCTTGAAGCAAAAGCGCAGGGATGTCGAGCAGGCACAAGAAAAGATGCAAGATGAGTTGTTGCAATTAACAACTGCCAAGTCTGATTTTCAGTCCAAAATTACGATTTATCATAACCAGGCACAAATGTCCCAAAAATCAGAAGCAGAACGGACATCACGTATTCAGCTTCTGACTGATAAAGTAGCAGAACTGGGAGAAGAACTGACTAAGCTATCTGATAAGCTGTCTGATAATCAGGCGAATAAATCAGATTTGACTGCACAAATTCAAACATTGGAAAGTAAACTCGCGAATTTATCAGAGAATCCAGAAGATGCGATAGAACGCTTACGGGCTGAATTTGTTGACTTAGTTAATCAGGAAGCACAGTTATCAAATCGCATCACTAAAAATACATCTGAGCTGAACAATATAGTGGCAAATGCTGCAAGTAGATCAGATGAAAATAAATTATTGTCAGATAAATATACGACATTAAAAGCTGAATTAGCCGAAACAAGTCAGCAGGCAGCAGACTTAAAAGCTTTGATTGCCAAATTGCTTAGCCAATATCAGACAGCTGAAACGACAGGTAAGCAACTAGATGCTCAGCATGAGCAACTGCAAACAGGTCTTTTTGCTGCTATGGATACGCTAAATAAAACCAAGGCACGTTTGTCAAGCTTGGAAAATATCAGGGCATCTCATGCTAATTTCTATCAAGGGGTTAAGGCGGTTTTACAAGCGTCAGATCAATTACCAGGTGTGATAGGTGCGATAGCAGATCTGATTAGGTTTGATAAAAAATATGCGACTGCTATAGACATCGCCTTAGGTGCAGGGTCTCAAAACGTTGTCGTATCTGATGAGCAGGCAGCAAAAGCAGCCATTAACTTTTTGAAAGCGCAACGCTTAGGCAGAGCCACTTTTCTACCTCTGACGACGATTAAACCAAGATACTTTAGTAAGTTAGCACAAGTTTCGGGGATGCCTGGTTTTGTTGATGTGGCACAAAATTTGGTATCTTACGATGCCCAATTAGCACCTGCATTATCTAATTTACTAGGCAGTGTCCTAATTGTAGATAATAATGATAATGCAAGCAAGATTGCGCGTGCCTTGAATTTTACGGCACGGATTGTTGCCTTGGATGGGACAGAGATTAGACCAGGTGGCTCTTTTTCAGGTGGTGCGAATAAGAAGCAGTCGACAACCTTTACAAATGTGGAGATTGACGCGTTAACACAACAAGTGATCGGCTTTGATACACAGGTCAGAGCATTGGAAACGCAGCTCCAAGACGTGCAAGCCAAGAGGAGCGAGATAAATGCAGTCCTCTCTGACCTCCGTCAAAAAGGGGAAGCGAGTCGTCTTGATAGTCAGGCATGCACCCTAAAAGAGCAAGCACTTTTGGCTACAAAAGCAGATATAGAGAGTCGTCTGGCACTGTCAAATGTGTCTGGTGAGCAGACACGTGTTGGCAAGCTCAAGGCTGGAAATCTATCCAGTACAGAAAGACTGGACACGATAGCGGTTGAAAAAGAGCAAATTAACACGGCTATAGCGCAACTGAAAAGTAGCCAATCAGAAATTAAGGCTATGACTGAGCAGGTAAGACAAGACTTGCAAGGCAAACAATTGGCTTGCAATGACATCCTGTCTGATATCCGGCATGAGACGACTGAAATCAAGCGCTTGACTGCTGAAAAAAGTGCCCTTGATCAAGAAATTAAGGCCTTAGCTGTTGAAAATGAGACACATGATGCAAGCTTAACTGCCGACCGTCTAGCAACACTATCAGACAATCTGAGCAAGGTCAGTGAAAAATTTGATGCCACCAGTATCAAAATGGTCTCGCTTAAGTTTGAGCGTGAAGACTTGACGGCACAACTCGATGAGTTAGCGTTAACCCACGAAGCAACGAATAGAGAAAAACAAGATCTGCTTACTCAAAAAACAAGATTTGGCTTATCACTAGAGTCATTAGAAAGTCTCTTGATAAAACGTCAAAATAAATTAATTGATGCCTATCAGATGAGCTTTGACGCAGCAAAAACACTGGCTCAGGAGGTCACAAACTTACCAGAAAGTGAGCGTCAACTCCAAGGGCTTGAAACGCAGATTCGTAGATTAGGCCCTGTCAATCTGGCAGCCATCGATCAATTTGATGAGGTCAATAAGCGACGTGACTTCTTAAATACGCAAAAAGATGATTTGCTGCATGCCAAAGCCTTGTTAGAAGCGACGATTGATGAGATGGATGATGAGGTCAAGGTTAAATTTAAGACAACTTTTGAAGCGATTAGACTAGCCTTTAAAACAAACTTCACACAGATGTTTGGTGGCGGTCAAGCTGATCTGATTTTGAATTCTGAAAATTTGTTGGAGGCAGGCATCGAGATTGATGTGCAACCACCAGGTAAAAAACTGGCGAGTTTAAATCTCATGAGTGGTGGTGAAAAATCTTTGACTGCTCTAGCCTTACTATTCTCGATTATACGCGTTAGAACGGTGCCGTTCGTCGTCCTCGATGAGGTTGAAGCTGCACTGGATGAAGCAAATGTCAAACGATTTGGTGATTATATGACCCGTTTCGATGAAAATAGTCAGTTTATCGTTGTCACCCACAGAAAAGGCACGATGAAGGCCGCTAAAGTCATGTATGGTGTCACCATGCAAGAAGGCGGCATCTCAAAAATCGTCTCTGTCAAGCTCAAAGATTTTGTAGCAGAAGAACAAGAAAAATCTTAA
- a CDS encoding GNAT family N-acetyltransferase, translating into MMIKEIRDKTTLPWDLLLNADPDLARVASYITDARIFVYQSDQAAIIGILVLAALPEAGEFEIMIVSVSPKHFRQGIGKSMLNHVIANLRAADKTANIRIKTGDLTEDAIALYQSVGFEIVATVKYYFIDNYAEPIYEHGERLRHQVVMRLR; encoded by the coding sequence ATGATGATTAAAGAAATACGAGATAAAACGACCTTACCCTGGGACTTGCTACTGAATGCAGATCCAGACTTGGCACGAGTAGCAAGTTATATCACAGATGCGCGTATCTTTGTTTATCAGTCAGATCAAGCAGCCATCATCGGCATATTAGTACTAGCTGCATTACCTGAAGCAGGTGAGTTTGAAATCATGATTGTTTCTGTTAGTCCCAAACATTTCCGGCAGGGTATTGGTAAATCAATGCTTAACCATGTCATAGCTAATCTGAGAGCTGCTGATAAGACAGCCAATATTCGGATTAAAACGGGAGATTTAACTGAGGATGCGATAGCCCTGTATCAGTCAGTAGGCTTTGAAATTGTTGCGACTGTTAAATATTACTTTATTGATAACTATGCAGAACCGATATACGAGCATGGCGAGCGGCTGAGACACCAGGTTGTGATGCGACTGAGATAG
- a CDS encoding exodeoxyribonuclease III, translating to MKFISWNIDSLNAALTSDSARAQLSQSVLDTLASFDADVIALQETKLSAKGPTKKHLELLEMRFPAYNLAWRSSVEPARKGYAGTMFLYKKELAVTVTTPEIGAPSTMDSEGRIITLEFDTFFLTQVYTPNAGDGLKRLVERQIWDDKYREYLLSLDAQKPVIATGDYNVAHFEIDLAHPTNNRNSPGFTDEERNGFTNLLAAGFTDTFRHVHGQVPNVYSWWAQRSKTSKINNSGWRIDYFITSERIANAITKSEMIDSGARQDHTPILLEIDL from the coding sequence ATGAAATTTATCTCGTGGAATATCGATTCCCTAAACGCCGCCTTAACTAGTGATTCAGCTCGTGCGCAGCTATCACAGTCTGTCTTAGATACACTTGCTAGCTTTGACGCCGATGTCATCGCCTTACAGGAAACAAAACTATCTGCTAAAGGGCCAACCAAAAAACACTTAGAACTCCTTGAAATGCGTTTCCCAGCCTATAACCTTGCTTGGCGTTCATCTGTAGAGCCAGCTCGCAAAGGCTATGCAGGTACCATGTTCCTTTATAAAAAAGAACTCGCTGTGACTGTCACGACACCAGAAATCGGTGCACCATCTACGATGGACAGTGAAGGCCGGATTATCACACTTGAGTTTGATACCTTCTTCTTAACACAAGTTTACACACCAAATGCGGGTGATGGGCTTAAACGCTTAGTTGAGCGTCAAATCTGGGACGACAAGTATCGTGAGTATCTGCTATCACTTGATGCACAAAAACCTGTCATCGCAACAGGAGATTACAATGTCGCCCATTTTGAAATCGACTTAGCACATCCGACAAATAATCGGAATTCACCTGGCTTTACTGATGAAGAACGCAATGGCTTTACAAACTTGCTAGCAGCTGGCTTCACTGATACCTTTAGACATGTCCATGGTCAAGTCCCAAATGTCTATTCTTGGTGGGCACAACGTTCTAAAACAAGTAAAATCAATAACTCAGGCTGGCGGATTGACTATTTTATCACATCAGAGAGAATTGCAAATGCGATTACTAAATCTGAAATGATTGACTCTGGTGCCAGACAAGATCATACACCAATCCTCCTTGAAATTGATTTATAA
- a CDS encoding Cof-type HAD-IIB family hydrolase, producing MTKINLLALDLDGTLLTHDKKISDENKAAIKAAQAQGVHVVITTGRPLKAIEHILSELDLLVATEYSITFNGGLVQRNNGEILSQKTFSYENLVELHEAFEQLDLPFDVISEGKCYETNPKSLYQGFSPFLDFTMGDFDTIPKDIILNKAVSAIDADFLDQQIKKIPASLKSKYEIFKSRDILLEIMPKGVVKSFGLEQLIAILGIEQASVMAMGDEENDITMLSWAGLGIAMKNATAEVKAIADVTAPLTNDEHGVAWAIKTYILED from the coding sequence ATGACGAAAATAAACTTATTAGCACTTGATTTAGATGGGACACTACTGACACACGATAAAAAAATTTCGGATGAAAATAAAGCAGCCATCAAAGCTGCCCAAGCACAGGGTGTGCATGTGGTCATCACGACAGGTAGACCGCTAAAAGCGATTGAACATATCCTAAGCGAGTTAGACCTGTTAGTTGCGACTGAATATTCGATTACCTTTAATGGTGGCCTAGTCCAACGCAATAATGGCGAGATCTTATCTCAAAAGACCTTTTCTTATGAGAATCTAGTTGAACTCCATGAGGCATTTGAGCAACTGGATCTTCCCTTTGATGTGATTTCCGAGGGCAAGTGTTATGAGACAAATCCTAAGTCACTCTATCAGGGCTTTAGTCCATTTCTAGACTTTACCATGGGAGACTTTGATACGATTCCTAAAGATATTATTTTAAACAAGGCAGTCAGTGCAATAGATGCCGACTTTTTAGATCAGCAAATTAAAAAAATTCCTGCTAGCTTAAAAAGTAAATACGAGATTTTTAAATCACGTGATATTTTACTTGAAATCATGCCCAAGGGTGTGGTGAAATCATTTGGTCTTGAGCAGCTAATTGCGATTTTAGGGATTGAACAAGCAAGTGTCATGGCCATGGGCGATGAAGAAAACGATATTACCATGCTAAGCTGGGCTGGACTTGGCATTGCCATGAAAAATGCAACCGCAGAAGTCAAGGCTATAGCAGATGTGACAGCACCATTGACAAATGATGAGCATGGTGTTGCATGGGCGATAAAAACCTATATTTTGGAGGATTAA
- the rnc gene encoding ribonuclease III, with amino-acid sequence MENLQDKLKAYQITFNKPELLAEAFTHKSYYFEHKSSSVFHNERLEFLGDAALGFIIVEYLYKAYPHEREGVLTEKKISIVRRESLADFSRKLGFDQYLKLGNGEEKSGGRENEANLENLFEAFLGAILMDKDFNAVKDFIYKVMIPEIENGSYDKVTDYKSALQEIFYTAGHIDTNNKIPLEYVIVGQSGPVHAPVFEVTVEFEGEVIGQGKGKSKKIAEQDAARSAFINQKKQQEDN; translated from the coding sequence ATGGAAAATTTACAAGACAAATTAAAAGCATATCAGATTACGTTCAATAAACCCGAACTTTTAGCAGAGGCTTTCACGCATAAATCTTATTATTTCGAGCATAAGTCATCAAGTGTCTTTCATAATGAGCGCTTAGAGTTTTTAGGAGATGCGGCCTTAGGCTTTATCATCGTCGAATATCTCTATAAGGCTTACCCGCATGAGCGTGAAGGTGTTTTAACCGAGAAAAAAATATCGATCGTTCGAAGAGAATCTTTGGCCGATTTTTCGCGTAAATTAGGGTTTGATCAGTATTTAAAACTTGGTAATGGCGAAGAAAAAAGTGGTGGTCGTGAGAACGAAGCTAATTTAGAAAATCTATTTGAAGCCTTTCTTGGGGCAATTCTGATGGATAAGGATTTTAATGCCGTCAAGGACTTTATCTATAAGGTCATGATCCCGGAAATAGAAAATGGGTCCTATGATAAGGTCACGGATTATAAGTCAGCACTTCAAGAGATTTTTTATACCGCTGGACATATCGACACAAATAATAAAATTCCGCTTGAGTATGTTATCGTTGGTCAGAGTGGGCCAGTTCATGCACCTGTCTTTGAGGTAACTGTTGAGTTTGAGGGTGAAGTGATTGGCCAAGGAAAAGGCAAATCTAAAAAAATAGCAGAACAAGATGCAGCCCGTTCTGCCTTCATCAATCAAAAAAAGCAGCAAGAGGATAACTAG
- the metG gene encoding methionine--tRNA ligase: MTETNQKQAFYITTPIYYPSGKLHIGNSYTTIACDVLARYKRLMDFDVFYLTGTDEHGLKIEQKATELGISPQTYVDGMAADMKKLWATLDISYDKFIRTTDDYHEKAIEDMFERLIEQDDIYLGEYDGWYSVSDEEYFTESQLAEVYRDEDGVMIGGKAPSGHEVERVKEESYFFRMGKYADRLLAYYESHPDFIQPESRKNEMINNFIKPGLEDLSLSRTTFTWGVPVRSNPKHVVYVWFDALANYITALGYGSDDTTNFEKYWPANVHMVGKEIVRFHTIYWPIMLMALDLPLPKQVFGHGWLLMKDGKMSKSKGNVVYPEMLVERYGLDALRYYLMRAVPFGSDGIFTPEDFVNRVNYDLANDLGNLLNRTIAMINKYQDGVIRTPETQTEFDDSLQAVIETATAHYHQSMDKMEFNVALSEVWTIISRSNKYIDETTPWILAKDSSRAGELDSVMYHLAESLRITAVLLQPFMRQTSQAIFTQLGMATTDPQLTDAAFGHEFTASVVSKGEPIFPRLDAEEEVAYIKEQMQVTSPVAAVTAFDPEATTLISDKKAIKFDEFEKLEIKVAEVINVEKVEGSDKLLKFELDAGDEGHRQILSGIAAFYPKPEELVGLKLQIVANLKPRKMMGLLSQGMILSAESDDKLTLLTVSKDVANGSVIG, encoded by the coding sequence TTGACTGAAACTAACCAAAAACAAGCTTTTTATATCACGACACCGATCTATTACCCTTCTGGGAAATTGCATATCGGTAACTCTTATACGACGATTGCCTGTGATGTGCTAGCACGTTATAAGCGTCTGATGGATTTTGATGTCTTCTACCTGACAGGGACAGACGAGCATGGCCTCAAAATCGAACAAAAGGCGACTGAACTTGGGATTTCACCACAAACCTATGTTGATGGTATGGCTGCTGACATGAAAAAATTGTGGGCAACGCTTGATATTTCCTATGATAAATTCATCAGAACAACAGATGATTATCATGAAAAAGCGATTGAGGATATGTTTGAGCGCTTAATTGAACAAGATGATATTTATCTTGGTGAATACGATGGTTGGTATTCCGTTTCTGATGAAGAATATTTCACAGAGTCTCAACTGGCTGAAGTTTATCGTGATGAAGATGGTGTCATGATTGGTGGTAAAGCACCAAGTGGTCATGAAGTAGAGCGCGTTAAAGAAGAATCTTATTTCTTCCGTATGGGTAAATATGCAGACCGTTTGCTAGCTTATTATGAATCACATCCTGATTTCATCCAACCTGAGTCTCGTAAGAACGAGATGATTAATAACTTCATCAAACCAGGATTAGAAGATCTTTCTTTGTCTAGAACGACTTTCACTTGGGGAGTGCCAGTCAGATCAAATCCTAAACATGTTGTCTATGTGTGGTTTGATGCGCTTGCAAACTATATCACAGCCCTAGGTTATGGTTCTGATGATACGACTAATTTTGAGAAATATTGGCCTGCCAATGTCCACATGGTCGGTAAAGAAATCGTGCGTTTCCATACGATTTATTGGCCAATCATGTTGATGGCATTAGACTTACCATTACCTAAACAAGTTTTTGGTCATGGCTGGTTATTGATGAAAGACGGTAAAATGTCTAAATCTAAAGGCAATGTTGTCTATCCCGAAATGCTAGTTGAACGTTATGGTTTAGATGCTTTGCGTTATTACCTCATGCGTGCGGTGCCATTTGGTAGCGATGGTATCTTTACACCTGAAGACTTTGTCAATCGCGTCAATTACGATTTGGCAAATGATTTAGGGAATCTCCTTAATCGGACGATTGCTATGATTAATAAATACCAAGATGGTGTGATCAGGACACCAGAAACGCAGACTGAATTTGATGATAGCTTACAGGCGGTTATTGAGACAGCAACTGCTCATTACCATCAGTCGATGGATAAGATGGAATTTAATGTCGCATTAAGCGAAGTATGGACGATTATTTCTCGTAGTAATAAATATATCGATGAAACAACGCCGTGGATTTTAGCTAAGGATAGCAGTAGAGCTGGTGAATTAGACAGCGTCATGTATCATTTGGCAGAAAGTTTACGGATTACTGCGGTCTTATTGCAACCATTTATGCGTCAAACCTCTCAAGCTATTTTCACACAACTTGGTATGGCGACAACTGACCCACAGTTGACTGATGCAGCTTTTGGTCACGAGTTTACAGCGTCAGTTGTCAGTAAAGGTGAGCCGATTTTCCCACGTCTAGATGCTGAAGAGGAAGTTGCTTACATTAAGGAACAAATGCAAGTAACCTCTCCTGTAGCAGCAGTTACGGCATTTGATCCTGAAGCAACGACGCTTATCTCAGATAAAAAAGCAATCAAGTTTGATGAGTTTGAAAAACTAGAGATCAAGGTTGCAGAAGTCATCAATGTTGAAAAAGTTGAGGGATCTGATAAACTCTTGAAATTTGAGTTAGATGCTGGGGATGAAGGTCATCGCCAAATCCTATCAGGTATCGCAGCATTTTATCCAAAACCAGAAGAATTAGTTGGGCTCAAGCTACAAATCGTAGCTAATCTGAAACCACGTAAAATGATGGGCTTGTTGTCACAAGGGATGATTTTATCTGCCGAGTCAGACGATAAATTAACCCTTTTAACCGTGTCTAAAGACGTTGCAAATGGTAGTGTCATCGGTTAA
- a CDS encoding YbgA family protein, producing the protein MTSWQQDWAENKYWVMAHSQQHYNQIRQLAKNNDWTVDKATEFSRLLAEAEQQVPTIKTLTTAYQHIWGYFKKIATLEEKETYLTTLAQLAGGHDQLGPFLKGLTVKYQVAYLLQSRLIRELDDTTDLTDI; encoded by the coding sequence ATGACAAGCTGGCAACAAGACTGGGCAGAAAACAAATATTGGGTCATGGCCCATTCCCAACAACACTATAACCAAATCAGACAGTTAGCTAAAAACAACGACTGGACAGTTGACAAGGCAACTGAATTTAGCCGATTATTAGCAGAGGCAGAACAGCAAGTCCCAACGATTAAAACGTTAACGACAGCCTATCAACATATTTGGGGCTATTTTAAAAAGATTGCTACTTTGGAAGAAAAAGAGACCTATCTAACCACCTTAGCTCAATTAGCTGGTGGACATGATCAGTTAGGCCCATTCTTAAAAGGCTTAACAGTTAAATACCAGGTGGCTTATTTATTGCAGTCCAGACTAATCCGAGAATTAGATGATACCACAGACTTAACTGACATATAG
- a CDS encoding DUF1310 family protein, which translates to MTKKDKLIILIILTVLLMLIGSKKYIYNKAVRYELVELVKSKAAEQVFERTLKDLDPNALTPQGIIKSYQIDFDSIEHCLNGGVMVDLIINKDKKLKVYDTLTENDTTGNLEAGSGGYSSKLAELLNANKP; encoded by the coding sequence TTGACAAAAAAAGATAAGTTAATCATTTTGATAATTTTAACAGTTTTGCTCATGCTCATTGGTAGTAAAAAATACATCTATAATAAAGCAGTCAGGTATGAGTTAGTAGAACTTGTGAAAAGTAAAGCAGCTGAACAGGTTTTTGAGAGAACGCTTAAGGATTTAGATCCAAATGCCTTAACGCCTCAAGGGATTATCAAATCTTATCAGATTGATTTTGATAGCATAGAACATTGCTTAAATGGTGGTGTTATGGTAGATTTAATCATTAATAAAGATAAAAAGCTTAAGGTCTATGATACGCTGACTGAGAATGATACAACTGGTAATTTGGAAGCTGGTTCTGGAGGGTATTCATCTAAACTTGCGGAGCTACTTAATGCGAATAAGCCATAA
- a CDS encoding arsenate reductase family protein has protein sequence MTTFYWYPKCSTCQKAAKELESLGQTVEKIDLKTTPPKAEVILSWLKTSGLDKKKFFNTSGISYRQLDLKDKVADLTLEDAAELLASDGMLIKRPILLDASGHILQIGYRTPYETLLG, from the coding sequence ATGACGACATTTTACTGGTACCCGAAATGTTCAACTTGCCAAAAGGCAGCTAAAGAGCTTGAATCATTAGGACAAACCGTTGAGAAAATAGATTTAAAAACGACCCCACCAAAGGCTGAGGTGATTTTATCTTGGTTGAAAACATCTGGACTAGATAAAAAGAAATTTTTTAATACCTCTGGTATTAGCTACCGTCAGCTGGACTTAAAAGATAAGGTGGCGGATTTAACACTAGAAGATGCTGCTGAATTGCTTGCATCTGATGGCATGTTGATTAAGCGCCCAATCCTGCTGGATGCGTCTGGTCATATCCTTCAAATTGGGTATAGAACACCATATGAAACGCTTTTAGGCTAA